The following are from one region of the Sorghum bicolor cultivar BTx623 chromosome 2, Sorghum_bicolor_NCBIv3, whole genome shotgun sequence genome:
- the LOC8074446 gene encoding uncharacterized protein LOC8074446, translating into MPLCCVECKPCNGHGAFFKSRRPAQQLRRALGKMLVSGTRRRPRRPGSFSSVRAVFWPLMSMRSEADARPPTDFSPDVTVSSSGARAPRSTTADRVLALQARLGGEGEATRAPPPQPQLQLTAAVAAGDEAKAIVVSHGCGDVEAACRSFERHLVEMLVEERKVMDLTDVEELLCCWEQLRCPAFVRLVGRFYGELCMDLFSSAQDADDVWSSQSDSEDLSV; encoded by the coding sequence ATGCCGTTGTGCTGCGTAGAGTGCAAGCCATGCAACGGCCATGGTGCGTTCTTCAAGAGCCGGCGCCCCGCGCAGCAGCTCCGCCGCGCGCTCGGCAAGATGTTGGTGAGCGGCACCCGCAGGCGGCCTCGCCGGCCCGGGAGCTTCAGCTCCGTCCGCGCGGTGTTCTGGCCGCTCATGTCCATGCGCTCCGAGGCCGACGCCCGCCCGCCGACGGACTTCTCCCCCGACGTCACCGTCAGTAGCAGCGGGGCGCGCGCTCCGAGGTCGACGACGGCCGATCGGGTGCTGGCGCTGCAGGCCCGGCTCGGCGGCGAGGGCGAGgccacgcgcgcgccgccgccgcagccgcagctGCAGCTGACGGCGGCCGTGGCGGCAGGTGACGAGGCGAAAGCCATCGTCGTCAGTCACGGCTGCGGCGACGTGGAGGCGGCGTGCAGGAGCTTCGAGAGGCACCTGGTGGAGATGCTGGTGGAGGAGCGGAAGGTGATGGACCTGACGGACGTGGAGGAGCTGCTGTGCTGCTGGGAGCAGCTCAGGTGCCCGGCGTTCGTGCGCCTCGTGGGCCGTTTCTACGGCGAGCTCTGCATGGACCTCTTCTCCTCGGCCCAGGACGCCGACGACGTGTGGTCTTCCCAGTCAGACTCAGAGGACCTCAGCGTCTGA